Sequence from the Planktothrix sp. FACHB-1365 genome:
CTATCCAGAAATCTTGCAGGAAGAGATCTCTCGTCCGATGTTTTTGGTAACCTTTCCCCGCTCTGGTTCCTCTTTCCTCCATCGTCTGCTGTGCCAAGACCTAAATATTCGTGTCCCGTTGTATGGGGAAATGTGGCAACCTGCTCCTCCCGTTGGTGTAGATTTCAGTCCGATGGAGCGAGAAATGCGGATCAAGCAGGCAGATGAGGATTTCCTTCAACCCTTAGAAAACCTGTTTCCAAAAGATGCAGCAGCTAGAGGCACTATGCCTGCTGCCAATGAACCGGGTGAATGCTACGTATTGTTTGAAAATTCGTTTACCAGCTTTAACTATACCTTCGATTACTATATTCCCGCCTATTTAGATTGGCTATGCCAGCTAGATTTTCGTGCTGTGTACGGCTACTTCAAGAAGCAGTTACAGGTACTGCAATGGCAAGCAGCAGGGCAACCCTGGTGTATGAAATGTGCCGATCATCTCTTAGGTATAGAGGCATTAATGGATGTCTTTCCAGATGCCAACATCGTGGTGATTCATCGAGATCCCAAGGAAATGGTGCCATCTTTGGGAAATTTACAAGCCTGCCACATGAACTTGTGGCGTGAAGAAGCGATCGATCCCAAACTTTTAGGTCAATATTGCCTGGAGCGATACCAACGTGTGGCAAGCCAAGCTGCCACCCTAAAACAACGGGTCGAACCCACTCAATATCATGAATTGGAATATTCACAATTGATCTCGAATCCGTTGGGAGAAGTGAAGCTCTTGATGGAGCATTTCAACTATCCAATCCATCCTGACTCCGCCCAGCATCTGCAAAATTGGCTAGATGCCCATCCCAAGCCGAAGAATCGCTATAGCCTGGATACTTATGGCTTGAGCAAAGCATCAGTTAATGAATCTCTGGCAGTTTATGCACAACATCTGCAAAAAGATTAAAAATACAATGAACTTAAAAATACCTGAGATTAGCTTTGAAGGGATTGTTGCTCGACATCCCGAAGCAATTGCCGCTTTACACGATGCTGCCCATGATTGGGGACTGTTTTACTTAGAAGATACAGGCATTCCCGCAACCTTGCCTGCACAGATATTGAGTATGTCTGATCGATTCTTTCAACTCCCCCCTGAACTAAAGCAGCAACTAAGTTTGAATGCCAGAAACGACTTTCGGGGCTATGTTGCTCTGGGAGAAGAACTCACTAACGGTCAGCCTGACATGAAAGAATCCTTAGAATTTGCCCGCGAGGAAGAACGTCCTGAAGATGCAAAACCGCAGGCTTTCGATCAACTCTATGGCTGCAACCCCTGGCCTAAAGAATCCTGGATACCCGGTTTCAGATCCGTGCTTGAGCGTTACATGAATGAGATTCAAGTCCTTGGTCAGCAGTTGATGGCAGCACTGATTGATTCGTTAGCAATTGACTCGGTTCACCACGATTCCCAATGGCAGCACCCTCTGCACTTCCGAACCCGCTTGATCCACTATTGTCAGGTCAGCAATTTAGCAAAAGGCTGCATCCGAATCGCTGAACACACTGACCTAGCCCTATTCAACCTGTTACGCATTCATGCACCAGGATTGGAAGCCAAACACCTGAGTGGAAATTGGTTTGAAGTTAACCCACACCCCAATACGCTCGTCGTTATTCTGGGTGAATTGTGCCAGTCGTGGACGCAAGGCTACTATCGGGCAGGCATTCATCGGGTACGACAAGCGACAGAGGACGGTGAACGTACCTCTATGCCATTTTTCTTTTACCCCAATCTGCAAACCACTTTGCCCACTATAAATAGCAACAAGCCACTAGAAACAGGAAACAAATATGCAGGTGAACTCCTCCTCCAACGGCTTGTGGGTGTCCATCCTCATCCAGAGGAAGTGTAGAAGTAATAATGCTTAAAACATCACTACGGACGATTACGATCGTGGGAGGGGGGGCTAGTACACACACCCTAATTCCCTTGCTATCGGACACAAATTTTCAAGTGCAACTCCTAACTCGGCAACCAGGCAAATGGTGTAAGGATGTGGAACTTCAGGTGCAGTCCGTTGATGGCGACTTGTTGCAAACCTTCAAAGGACGCCTTACTAAGGTAACTAGCAATCCTATTGAGGTGATTCCCCAAAGCGATCTGATTGTTTTGTGTATGCCAGTGCATACCTACCGTCAAGCCTTACACCACATTGCTCCCTACTTGAATCATGATAGGGAGGTTTTCGTCGGTACTGTGTATGGTCAGGCAGGCTTTAACTGGATGGTCGATGAAATTAAAGCAGAATATGAATTGGAAAACCTCGTCACCTTTGCGATTGGCTTGTTACCGTGGATCTGCCGTGTTGATCACTATGGATGCCGAGGAATTGTCTATGGAGGATGTAAAGCAGTTAATATTGCTGCTGTTTCTCCCCCTGACTATTTCGATACTTTGAATGAGACTTTTTTTAAGGCTATCTGTGAATATTGGTTTGGAACAGGAGCGTTTCAACAAGCGGACAATTTCCTATCATTAACCCTATCAGTTGATAACCAGATTATCCATCCCACTCGTTGCTTTGGTCTATTCATCCGTTATGGGGGCAGGTGGTCGAGCCAAGAGGAAGTTCCTTATTTCTACCGTGACTTTGATGATCTCTCGGCTAATTTGCTGCGCCATCTGGATGCTGACTATTCCTTAGTTCGCAATGGCATCCGCAAGCACTTTCCTGCTCGTGATTTCTCCTATATGCTCGACTATCTGAGTCTGGAACAGCTTTCTTATCAGTCACAAAACAGTGACATCTGTGAGTCCTTCACCACCTCGAAAACGCTGAGGGCGATCAAATCCCCCGTTCGGCAGCTCGCAACGGAGGAGTGGGAACTCGATATCAACCATCGTTTCTTTACCGACGATATTGCCTACGGTATTTGTATTGCTAAGTGGATAGCCCAGCAGATGGCATTCGATGTGCCAACAATGGATGCGATTATCAAATGGTCTCAAGAGTTGCGCGGTGAGAACTACATCAGTGATGGAAAACTCTTGCCCCAAAACGAAACTGTTAACGGTTGCTTCCGTTCTGGCATTCCTCCTGTTTACGGTATGCAGACGATTGAAGACATCATGGACTAAATAAGTTAAATTGTTCTTCCGTAATTCGATTCGATTCATATAATGTTTCTGCGATTTCAGATAATTTTAACACCGCATGAGCATTATAATTATTCTCTTTTAAACGTTCTTTAACCCCTCGTTCATGATCAATTAAAACCACAATATCATGTACCTTTAATCCGGCTGATTTTAATTTTTCTGCTCCTTTCATGACACTATTTCCAGTAATTAAAATATCATCAATCACAACAATAGTTTCTCCCGGTTGAAAATGCCCTTCAATTAATCGTCCTGCGCCATAAGTTTTGACTTCTTTTCGCGGGAAAATCATCGGACGTTGTAACCGTAAAGATAACCCCGTTGCAGTGGGTAAAGAACCGTAGGGAATACCCGCTATTCGGTCAAAGGTTAGGGTTTCTAAAATTTCTCCATAAGCTCCTACAATTTGATGGAAAATCTGCGGGGTGGAAATAATTCGTCTCAAGTCAATATAATAAGGAAAAATTTCACCCGATGCTTGAACATGATCCCCGAACGTAATACAACCAATATCATACAG
This genomic interval carries:
- a CDS encoding isopenicillin N synthase family oxygenase gives rise to the protein MNLWQFMHNICKKIKNTMNLKIPEISFEGIVARHPEAIAALHDAAHDWGLFYLEDTGIPATLPAQILSMSDRFFQLPPELKQQLSLNARNDFRGYVALGEELTNGQPDMKESLEFAREEERPEDAKPQAFDQLYGCNPWPKESWIPGFRSVLERYMNEIQVLGQQLMAALIDSLAIDSVHHDSQWQHPLHFRTRLIHYCQVSNLAKGCIRIAEHTDLALFNLLRIHAPGLEAKHLSGNWFEVNPHPNTLVVILGELCQSWTQGYYRAGIHRVRQATEDGERTSMPFFFYPNLQTTLPTINSNKPLETGNKYAGELLLQRLVGVHPHPEEV
- a CDS encoding sulfotransferase, giving the protein MFTVKDLMNQAQAEMGLSDWDGNDFQEGLEVLLETCSAQANLGQRGRQHLADACVHHLGNRLRIKDLLNRYPEILQEEISRPMFLVTFPRSGSSFLHRLLCQDLNIRVPLYGEMWQPAPPVGVDFSPMEREMRIKQADEDFLQPLENLFPKDAAARGTMPAANEPGECYVLFENSFTSFNYTFDYYIPAYLDWLCQLDFRAVYGYFKKQLQVLQWQAAGQPWCMKCADHLLGIEALMDVFPDANIVVIHRDPKEMVPSLGNLQACHMNLWREEAIDPKLLGQYCLERYQRVASQAATLKQRVEPTQYHELEYSQLISNPLGEVKLLMEHFNYPIHPDSAQHLQNWLDAHPKPKNRYSLDTYGLSKASVNESLAVYAQHLQKD
- a CDS encoding NAD/NADP octopine/nopaline dehydrogenase family protein — protein: MELQVQSVDGDLLQTFKGRLTKVTSNPIEVIPQSDLIVLCMPVHTYRQALHHIAPYLNHDREVFVGTVYGQAGFNWMVDEIKAEYELENLVTFAIGLLPWICRVDHYGCRGIVYGGCKAVNIAAVSPPDYFDTLNETFFKAICEYWFGTGAFQQADNFLSLTLSVDNQIIHPTRCFGLFIRYGGRWSSQEEVPYFYRDFDDLSANLLRHLDADYSLVRNGIRKHFPARDFSYMLDYLSLEQLSYQSQNSDICESFTTSKTLRAIKSPVRQLATEEWELDINHRFFTDDIAYGICIAKWIAQQMAFDVPTMDAIIKWSQELRGENYISDGKLLPQNETVNGCFRSGIPPVYGMQTIEDIMD